The Spirosoma radiotolerans genome has a window encoding:
- a CDS encoding beta-ketoacyl synthase N-terminal-like domain-containing protein, whose protein sequence is MAFTRSIDGVNLTNTLSGLLLSLKNENDKGIVFISGAENEATMAYSELLTQALSMLHYLQLSGVKPKDEIIFQVDDNKAFLISFWACLLGGFTAIPLPPGQHAESEAKLARVCSILTHPFILTSQSLRHKVDKVLIEHGLCVHVLVYQDTRNQEVAGELYEAQEDDTAFIQFSSGSTGSPKGVVLSHKNLLTNIAAIVEGAALKPTDRALSWMPLTHDMGLIGFHLVPLAIQIQAFLMPTDLFVRYPVLWMRKASEHRSTVTSSPNYGYQHFLNQFNAATQYDFDLSSLRLIFNGAEPIRADVCRNFTKALTPYGLSGHVMFAVYGLAEASLAVTFPTPEKPLSTLFVSQKCLGPSDRIRLTEPGHTDSCELINCGKPVPYCELAIRNSQGENLEDGQVGYIHIKGDNVTRGYYRNPETSQKVIGQDNWLNTDDLGFIYKGDLYVTGRMKELIVVAGQNIYPHDIERIAQQIEGIDAGKVVACGIPDAVTGTDSLALFVLFKKNGNEFYSLAKKLKRHIASQTGIEVKYVVPIKKVPKTTSGKIKRVALADEFMAGTFDSELKNLALLDEQARSPMPSTAGKPLATEAISAKRIAQWLTEWLAKRLEVGIQEINVYQSFAEQGVTSLIAVEMAQSLEAEHGLVVDRTSAWNYPTIDQLSKHLTSQSHSELTGSSLAEGYVHEPLAIVGMACRFPGADTIDDFWTLLEGGRNTASEADVTRWNAVAVERLTQPHKNKTITRGNYLDGIDRFDASFFGISPKEACAMDPQQRILLETTWQALEDAGVPENELSGRDFGVFIGVSHSDYAGFTMNDLAALNAYSGTGNALSIVANRVSYVFNLTGPSIAIDTACSSSLVALHQAGQHLRLNECSMAIVGGVNLIISPALNVVFSQANMLSTDGICKTFDNGADGYSRGEGCGVVILKRLSDAVKDGDRIQAVIRGSAVNQDGKSNGLTAPNGLSQRRVIQKALQVAKVEASEISYVETHGTGTPLGDPVEYQALKEALSEGRSAHKPCWIGSVKTNIGHLESAAGMAGVIKTVLALTKKQIPKHLNFEMANTYLNYDVASFLRVADKPIPWLTEGETRKAGVSSFGFGGTNAHIILEEADSYTPANPASEPLRNYPFLLSAKTDTALRAKVLQYGEFLRTTSLSFSDVCHTLACNRTHFSYRASFIASGKEEAIEQLRHLNITPVSPDAPIAFFFSDCPTFAKLNLTDIYEELPSFRSVVGRCSQTLGVPVAAILTGEGNSSSEHVWQSAFSKAYALMTYLCDLGISPNSVSGIGLGEILAACTAQVISVKEGYYLATAMGQLADGNKQALATALETITLNQPQLTMKAAGTADALNADGLTKAYWAERLLNAASVVAVEDHAQPNEINIDIARIKTSATTNSAAVDETSHVVNEPDRNLVVALLTRLYQKGATINWPALFENVGGRNVRLPGYPFERKPYWVDLKKRIEWLHSDLPVADDGQVGIKDSLDEHVYLPQWVSEPLQSPANPSKRTWLIFADKKGVGTELARKFEQNGHKTIKVFNGNCTFKIDESTYQLDGQNPDALQVLLQDGVIHQQPNGFIYLWAADADTNARHSETAFPAYAQFLNIIRVVGHLPCTDHTPFWVVTQPVSSVDDSVSESPYWGFAKSAWLEYPQLKGGIITMDSQHGPAVVDRIVSELVSQQSEDSVWFDDENRRVYRLKKASPLSESPLTLDRTGLYVITGGLGFLGIKFLQWMVAHGAQHIVLTTRKNIPPEATWATLPEDFQGLAALKQVKAFRQGGIDVKVVTLDIASHDQLREFIASVKLDGLLLKGVVHTAGDSEYRSIETIDPQAISRILQPKIVGGWNLHQVTKDADLHFFICLSSITAIWGGKNQALYAAANQFLDGLSIHRKALGLPGLTVNLGPIAGGGMAGDSTTMFEKVGIQAMDAEAIFPVISKLIASAESQAVLARIDWDKFDAVYRMHAVSPVLMMAKVPEPKHRDEGGQMASESLKKLEALYPADRHTYLLELLNDKVADVLGYRTGQRVPLDIGLFDLGLDSIMALSLKESLEKEFQVKLKQTVAFNYPTIHRMANYLMSEPLAAYFDQEPAVVEAVQTDHYRVDHQRRQTDDLETLTETELELILNEQINRFL, encoded by the coding sequence ATGGCGTTTACCAGAAGTATCGATGGGGTGAACTTGACGAACACCCTGTCAGGGCTGCTATTGTCTTTGAAAAATGAAAATGACAAGGGCATTGTATTTATTTCGGGGGCTGAGAACGAGGCAACAATGGCTTATAGCGAATTGCTTACACAGGCCCTGTCAATGCTTCATTATTTACAGCTTAGTGGTGTAAAGCCGAAGGATGAAATCATCTTTCAGGTGGATGATAACAAAGCGTTTTTGATCTCATTTTGGGCCTGTTTGCTGGGGGGCTTTACGGCTATACCGCTACCACCCGGGCAGCACGCGGAAAGTGAAGCCAAGCTGGCAAGGGTCTGTTCTATTCTCACCCATCCGTTCATTCTCACGTCTCAATCGCTCCGTCATAAAGTAGATAAAGTACTGATTGAGCATGGCCTTTGTGTTCATGTATTGGTCTATCAGGATACCAGAAACCAGGAAGTAGCAGGTGAACTGTATGAAGCACAGGAGGATGATACTGCGTTTATACAGTTTTCATCTGGTTCCACCGGATCTCCTAAGGGGGTGGTACTCAGTCATAAGAATCTCCTGACAAATATTGCCGCTATTGTGGAAGGGGCTGCCCTTAAGCCAACCGACAGGGCGCTTAGCTGGATGCCGCTGACGCACGATATGGGGTTAATTGGCTTCCATCTGGTTCCGCTGGCAATTCAAATACAGGCATTTCTGATGCCGACGGATTTATTCGTCAGGTACCCAGTACTCTGGATGCGTAAAGCTTCCGAACATCGTAGTACTGTTACGTCTTCGCCGAATTATGGATATCAGCATTTTTTAAATCAGTTTAATGCCGCAACTCAGTACGATTTCGATCTGTCGTCGCTGCGATTAATATTCAATGGGGCAGAGCCAATCAGGGCTGATGTATGCCGAAATTTTACCAAAGCGCTGACTCCCTATGGCTTATCCGGGCATGTCATGTTTGCGGTGTATGGTTTGGCGGAGGCTTCGTTAGCGGTCACGTTCCCCACACCTGAAAAGCCGCTTTCCACTCTTTTTGTCTCTCAGAAGTGCCTGGGTCCCAGTGACAGAATTAGGCTGACAGAACCTGGCCATACCGATAGTTGCGAACTAATAAACTGCGGCAAACCAGTCCCTTATTGTGAGCTTGCTATTCGAAACAGCCAGGGAGAGAACCTTGAAGACGGCCAGGTAGGGTATATACACATCAAAGGCGATAACGTAACCCGGGGCTATTATCGTAATCCTGAAACTTCACAAAAAGTAATCGGTCAGGACAACTGGTTAAACACAGACGATTTAGGCTTCATTTACAAGGGGGATTTATATGTAACTGGCCGGATGAAAGAGCTAATCGTCGTCGCTGGTCAAAACATTTATCCGCATGATATCGAGCGCATCGCTCAGCAGATTGAAGGTATCGACGCCGGTAAAGTAGTTGCCTGCGGGATTCCGGATGCGGTCACCGGAACGGATAGCCTGGCCTTGTTCGTGCTATTCAAAAAGAACGGTAACGAGTTCTATTCACTGGCCAAAAAGCTCAAAAGACATATCGCTTCACAAACCGGGATTGAGGTGAAGTATGTCGTGCCCATCAAAAAAGTTCCGAAAACTACAAGCGGTAAAATCAAACGGGTGGCACTGGCCGATGAATTTATGGCAGGAACGTTCGATAGTGAACTAAAAAACCTGGCATTGCTGGATGAGCAGGCCCGATCACCTATGCCCTCCACGGCTGGCAAACCGCTGGCTACGGAGGCTATTTCGGCAAAGCGTATCGCCCAATGGCTCACCGAGTGGCTTGCCAAACGATTGGAGGTTGGTATTCAGGAAATAAACGTATATCAGTCGTTTGCCGAGCAGGGCGTCACCTCGCTGATTGCCGTTGAAATGGCCCAAAGCCTTGAAGCTGAGCATGGACTTGTGGTTGATCGCACAAGTGCGTGGAACTACCCGACTATTGATCAGCTCTCGAAACACCTGACTAGCCAGAGTCATTCCGAACTGACCGGCAGCAGCTTAGCTGAAGGGTATGTGCACGAGCCCCTGGCTATTGTAGGAATGGCTTGCCGTTTTCCGGGCGCCGACACTATAGACGACTTCTGGACCTTACTGGAGGGTGGCCGAAACACCGCTTCGGAAGCCGACGTAACGCGATGGAATGCGGTAGCCGTGGAAAGGCTGACCCAGCCACATAAAAATAAAACGATCACCCGGGGCAACTACCTTGACGGAATTGATCGGTTTGATGCCAGCTTCTTCGGCATTTCCCCTAAAGAAGCCTGCGCTATGGACCCCCAGCAGCGGATTCTGTTAGAAACCACCTGGCAGGCGCTGGAAGATGCCGGTGTGCCCGAAAACGAATTGTCCGGTCGTGATTTCGGGGTGTTTATCGGCGTTAGCCATTCGGATTATGCCGGTTTTACCATGAATGACCTGGCCGCATTGAACGCGTATTCGGGTACTGGAAATGCCCTGAGTATTGTGGCCAACCGGGTTTCGTACGTATTCAATTTAACCGGTCCGAGCATAGCGATTGATACGGCTTGTTCATCATCTCTGGTAGCCCTGCACCAGGCCGGCCAGCATTTACGACTAAATGAATGCAGCATGGCCATCGTTGGCGGGGTGAACCTGATCATAAGCCCGGCGCTCAATGTTGTCTTCTCGCAGGCGAACATGCTGTCCACAGATGGTATTTGCAAAACATTCGATAACGGGGCCGATGGCTACAGCCGGGGCGAAGGGTGTGGCGTTGTTATTCTTAAACGACTTTCGGATGCCGTTAAGGATGGGGATAGAATTCAGGCGGTTATACGAGGATCGGCGGTCAATCAGGATGGTAAAAGTAACGGGCTAACTGCCCCAAATGGGCTGTCGCAACGGCGTGTAATCCAGAAAGCGTTACAAGTTGCTAAGGTAGAGGCATCCGAAATTTCCTATGTAGAAACGCATGGCACCGGTACTCCGCTTGGCGATCCGGTAGAGTATCAGGCACTGAAAGAAGCGCTCAGCGAAGGGCGATCTGCCCATAAACCGTGCTGGATAGGATCCGTGAAAACAAACATCGGTCATCTGGAGTCGGCAGCAGGCATGGCTGGGGTGATCAAAACCGTACTGGCGCTTACGAAGAAACAGATTCCGAAGCATCTCAATTTTGAGATGGCCAATACCTACCTGAATTATGACGTAGCGTCGTTCTTACGAGTAGCCGACAAACCCATTCCCTGGCTTACGGAAGGTGAAACCCGCAAAGCGGGTGTAAGCTCCTTTGGCTTTGGGGGCACCAACGCGCATATAATTCTGGAAGAGGCCGATTCTTATACGCCCGCAAACCCTGCGAGTGAGCCTCTGCGTAACTATCCATTTTTACTGTCCGCTAAGACCGATACGGCCCTGCGGGCAAAGGTGCTGCAATACGGTGAGTTTCTTCGGACGACTTCTTTATCGTTCAGCGATGTCTGTCATACGCTGGCCTGCAACCGAACTCATTTTTCATACCGGGCCAGTTTCATCGCATCAGGAAAAGAAGAAGCCATCGAACAGCTTCGCCATCTGAACATAACACCCGTTTCTCCTGACGCTCCGATTGCTTTTTTCTTCTCCGACTGCCCCACGTTCGCTAAACTGAACCTAACCGACATATACGAAGAGCTACCCTCTTTTCGCAGCGTGGTGGGTCGCTGTAGTCAAACGCTTGGCGTACCCGTTGCGGCTATACTGACGGGCGAAGGAAATTCAAGTAGTGAGCACGTGTGGCAATCGGCTTTTTCAAAAGCGTATGCACTAATGACTTACCTGTGTGATTTGGGTATAAGCCCGAATTCGGTGAGTGGGATTGGCCTGGGTGAAATCCTGGCCGCCTGTACCGCCCAGGTCATCTCGGTAAAAGAAGGCTACTACCTGGCCACGGCCATGGGCCAGCTCGCCGATGGGAATAAACAAGCGTTGGCTACTGCCTTAGAGACGATTACGTTAAACCAGCCTCAGCTGACTATGAAAGCAGCCGGAACAGCGGATGCCCTCAACGCCGATGGTTTAACCAAAGCTTACTGGGCAGAGCGTCTGCTTAACGCTGCATCTGTGGTCGCTGTAGAAGACCATGCGCAACCGAATGAAATCAATATTGACATAGCCCGAATAAAAACTAGCGCGACTACCAATTCGGCGGCAGTTGATGAGACGAGTCATGTAGTGAATGAGCCTGACCGGAATCTGGTCGTTGCGTTACTGACCCGTTTGTATCAGAAAGGAGCCACTATAAACTGGCCTGCCTTGTTTGAAAATGTCGGGGGAAGAAACGTGCGTTTGCCCGGCTATCCATTCGAGCGCAAGCCCTATTGGGTAGACCTAAAAAAGCGCATCGAGTGGCTTCATTCAGACCTGCCCGTTGCGGATGATGGGCAGGTTGGTATCAAGGATTCGCTGGATGAGCATGTCTATCTACCACAGTGGGTCAGCGAACCTCTGCAATCGCCGGCCAACCCCTCTAAACGAACGTGGCTCATTTTTGCGGATAAAAAGGGAGTAGGAACGGAGTTAGCCAGAAAATTTGAACAGAATGGCCACAAAACCATAAAGGTGTTCAACGGTAACTGCACCTTTAAAATTGATGAGTCTACGTATCAGCTCGATGGTCAGAACCCCGACGCATTACAGGTTCTTCTGCAGGACGGCGTAATCCACCAGCAACCGAACGGCTTTATTTATCTCTGGGCTGCCGATGCCGATACGAATGCCCGCCATTCTGAAACGGCTTTTCCGGCTTATGCCCAATTCCTGAACATAATACGGGTAGTAGGCCACCTGCCTTGTACCGACCATACTCCTTTTTGGGTGGTTACCCAGCCTGTTTCTTCGGTTGATGACAGCGTTTCTGAGTCGCCTTACTGGGGTTTTGCTAAATCGGCCTGGCTGGAATATCCGCAACTAAAGGGTGGCATCATTACCATGGATAGTCAGCATGGCCCGGCGGTTGTTGACAGGATCGTTAGCGAGTTGGTAAGCCAGCAAAGTGAAGATAGTGTCTGGTTTGACGATGAAAACCGACGGGTGTATCGGCTGAAAAAAGCGTCACCCCTTTCGGAGTCACCCTTGACATTAGATCGTACCGGTCTGTATGTCATTACCGGAGGACTTGGTTTTCTGGGTATCAAGTTCCTGCAATGGATGGTTGCCCACGGAGCACAGCATATCGTGCTGACCACCCGCAAAAACATACCACCCGAGGCAACGTGGGCAACCCTGCCCGAGGATTTCCAGGGGCTTGCTGCCCTGAAGCAGGTAAAAGCATTCAGACAGGGAGGGATCGACGTAAAAGTAGTAACGCTGGACATCGCCAGCCACGATCAGCTACGTGAGTTCATCGCATCCGTTAAGCTGGATGGATTGCTCCTGAAAGGCGTAGTACACACAGCCGGGGACAGCGAATATCGGTCTATTGAAACCATTGATCCACAGGCTATAAGCCGAATTCTGCAACCCAAGATTGTTGGTGGCTGGAATTTGCATCAGGTAACAAAAGATGCAGATCTGCACTTTTTTATCTGCCTTTCCTCCATTACGGCCATTTGGGGTGGGAAAAACCAGGCTTTATACGCTGCGGCCAATCAGTTTCTGGATGGGTTGTCCATACATCGAAAAGCATTGGGATTGCCGGGCTTAACCGTTAATCTTGGGCCAATTGCCGGTGGGGGCATGGCTGGCGACAGTACCACCATGTTCGAGAAGGTTGGCATTCAGGCTATGGATGCTGAGGCCATATTCCCCGTGATAAGTAAGCTCATTGCGTCGGCGGAGTCACAGGCTGTACTAGCCAGAATTGACTGGGATAAATTCGACGCTGTTTACCGAATGCACGCGGTGAGTCCAGTCCTCATGATGGCAAAAGTGCCTGAGCCTAAGCACAGAGACGAAGGCGGACAAATGGCCTCGGAGTCGTTAAAAAAACTGGAAGCCCTGTATCCAGCCGACAGACATACGTACCTGCTGGAACTTCTGAATGACAAAGTAGCCGACGTATTAGGCTACCGAACCGGGCAGCGTGTACCTCTGGATATTGGGTTGTTTGACCTGGGCCTGGATTCAATCATGGCGCTAAGCCTGAAAGAAAGTCTCGAAAAAGAATTCCAGGTCAAGTTAAAGCAGACGGTCGCGTTCAACTATCCCACGATCCATCGGATGGCGAATTACCTGATGAGCGAACCGCTGGCGGCTTACTTCGACCAAGAGCCCGCCGTTGTGGAAGCTGTGCAGACGGATCATTATCGGGTTGATCACCAACGTCGGCAAACCGATGACCTGGAGACGCTTACTGAAACGGAACTGGAGTTAATTCTCAACGAACAAATCAACAGATTTTTATGA